GCCGCATTAAGCCTGGCTGAAGTGTGTGCGGAACACAATACCCAGCTTGTTCAGATCTCCACCGACTATGTATTCAGCGGAAAACAGAATGTGCCCTACACAGAAGAAGACGACACCGATCCGCAAAGTATTTATGGTGCATCCAAACTGCGCGGGGAAGCAGCTGCTGCCGGCTACAACCCTGAAACCATCGTCATCCGTACCTCCTGGCTGTACTCTGAGTATGCTGTCAACTTTGTAAAACGCATGCGCGAACTGATGCAGGAAAAACAGGAACTGAATGTAGTATTTGATCAAACCGGCACCCCTACTTATGCCGGTGATCTGGCCGCTGCTATCCTGGATGTGTTACTGTACAAGGCTGAACACCCTGATGCTGCCATTGGTGGCGTATATCACTACAGCAACGAAGGCGTTACCAGCTGGTACGACTTTGCCGTTACCATCAAAGAGATGACCAACGCCACCACCACGATCCTCCCTGTTACTTCAGATAAATACAAAACAGCGGCAATACGCCCTGCATATAGTGTACTGAACAAAGAAAAGATAAAAAACACCTTCGGCATCGCTATTCCTTACTGGAGAGACAGCCTCACGAAGTGTCTGAAGAATATGTAACATGCAATATCCATGTACGGCTTCCTGCTGAAGGAAACGTACATGGATATTCAAATACCAATTAAATATAATTTCAGGCAGATAACTTCCCCCATCATCCGGCAGTTCAGACATTTTTTGTGTAGGTT
The Chitinophaga sp. MM2321 DNA segment above includes these coding regions:
- the rfbD gene encoding dTDP-4-dehydrorhamnose reductase, translating into MKNILVTGGNGQLGQALKKAADAYPQFNLLYTDYQDLDITDAAALASYFSAQTIDACINCAAYTAVDKAETDEEKAFQLNFQAALSLAEVCAEHNTQLVQISTDYVFSGKQNVPYTEEDDTDPQSIYGASKLRGEAAAAGYNPETIVIRTSWLYSEYAVNFVKRMRELMQEKQELNVVFDQTGTPTYAGDLAAAILDVLLYKAEHPDAAIGGVYHYSNEGVTSWYDFAVTIKEMTNATTTILPVTSDKYKTAAIRPAYSVLNKEKIKNTFGIAIPYWRDSLTKCLKNM